A single Triticum dicoccoides isolate Atlit2015 ecotype Zavitan chromosome 2A, WEW_v2.0, whole genome shotgun sequence DNA region contains:
- the LOC119353017 gene encoding ribulose bisphosphate carboxylase small chain PW9, chloroplastic-like, whose amino-acid sequence MAPAVMASSATTVAPFQGLKSTTGLPISRRSGSAGLSNVSNGGRIRCMQVWPIEGIKKFETLSYLPPLSTEALLKQVDYLIRSKWVPCLEFSKVGFVFREHNSSPGYYDGRYWTMWKLPMFGCTDATQVLNEVEEVKKEYPDAYVRVIGFDNMRQVQCVSFIAFRPPGCEESGKA is encoded by the exons ATGGCCCCAGCCGTGATGGCTTCTTCCGCCACCACCGTCGCGCCCTTCCAGGGGCTTAAGTCGACCACCGGCCTTCCCATCAGCCGCCGCTCCGGCAGCGCCGGCCTCAGCAACGTCAGCAATGGCGGAAGGATCAGATGCATGCAG GTGTGGCCGATTGAGGGCATCAAGAAGTTTGAGACCCTGTCTTACTTGCCACCCCTCTCCACGGAGGCCCTCCTTAAGCAGGTCGACTACCTGATCCGCTCCAAGTGGGTGCCCTGCCTTGAGTTCAGCAAGGTTGGCTTCGTCTTCCGTGAGCACAACAGCTCCCCAGGGTACTACGACGGTCGATACTGGACAATGTGGAAGCTTCCTATGTTCGGGTGCACTGACGCCACGcaggtgctcaacgaggtggaggaGGTCAAGAAGGAGTACCCTGACGCCTATGTCCGCGTCATTGGCTTCGACAACATGCGCCAGGTGCAGTGCGTCAGCTTCATTGCCTTCAGGCCACCAGGCTGCGAGGAATCCGGCAAGGCCTAA
- the LOC119353019 gene encoding ribulose bisphosphate carboxylase small chain PW9, chloroplastic-like, whose amino-acid sequence MQVWPIEGIKKFETLSYLPPLSTEALLKQVDYLIRSKWVPCLEFSKVGFVFREHNSSPGYYDGRYWTMWKLPMFGCTDATQVLNEVEEVKKEYPDAYVRVIGFDNMRQVQCVSFIAFRPPGCEESGKA is encoded by the exons ATGCAG GTGTGGCCAATTGAGGGCATCAAGAAGTTCGAGACCCTATCTTACTTGCCACCCCTCTCCACGGAGGCCCTCTTGAAGCAGGTCGACTACTTGATCCGCTCCAAGTGGGTGCCCTGCCTCGAGTTCAGCAAGGTTGGCTTCGTCTTCCGTGAGCACAACAGCTCCCCCGGGTACTACGACGGTCGATACTGGACAATGTGGAAGCTGCCTATGTTCGGGTGCACCGACGCCACAcaggtgctcaacgaggtggaggaGGTCAAGAAGGAGTACCCTGATGCCTATGTCCGAGTCATCGGCTTCGACAACATGCGCCAGGTGCAATGCGTCAGCTTCATTGCCTTCAGGCCACCAGGCTGCGAGGAATCCGGCAAGGCCTAA
- the LOC119353015 gene encoding ribulose bisphosphate carboxylase small chain PW9, chloroplastic-like: MAPAVMASSATTVAPFQGLKSTAGLPVSRRSCSAGLSSVSNGGRIRCMQVWPIEGIKKFETLSYLPPLSTEALLKQVDYLIRSKWVPCLEFSKVGFVFREHNSSPGYYDGRYWTMWKLPMFGCTDATQVLNEVEEVKKEYPDAYVRVIGFDNMRQVQCVSFIAFRPPGCEESGKA, encoded by the exons ATGGCCCCCGCCGTGATGGCTTCTTCCGCCACCACCGTCGCGCCCTTCCAGGGGCTCAAGTCGACCGCCGGCCTCCCCGTCAGCCGCCGCTCCTGCAGCGCCGGCCTCAGCAGCGTCAGCAATGGCGGAAGGATCAGATGCATGCAG GTGTGGCCAATTGAGGGCATCAAGAAGTTCGAGACCCTGTCTTActtaccacccctctccacggaggCCCTCCTGAAGCAGGTCGACTACTTGATCCGCTCCAAGTGGGTGCCCTGCCTCGAGTTCAGCAAGGTTGGCTTCGTCTTCCGTGAGCACAACAGCTCCCCCGGGTATTATGACGGTCGATACTGGACAATGTGGAAGCTGCCTATGTTCGGGTGCACCGACGCCACAcaggtgctcaacgaggtggaggaGGTCAAGAAGGAGTACCCTGATGCGTATGTCCGCGTCATCGGCTTCGACAACATGCGCCAGGTGCAATGCGTCAGCTTCATTGCCTTCAGGCCACCAGGCTGCGAGGAATCCGGCAAGGCCTAA